Proteins encoded by one window of Microbacterium testaceum:
- the nhaA gene encoding Na+/H+ antiporter NhaA → MSHDTTRAPSWPGYAEVHRVTTLLRRESVGGMLLVVAAIVAIVWANSPASDAYFALRDFRFGYEPWHLDLSLGTWAADGLLAVFFFMVGLELKREIVSGSLRRFGTAIVPVTAAFAGVAVPALIYVAIVHTQPSLLAGWAIPTATDIAFAVAVLALVGSHLPGPLRIFLLTLAVVDDLIAIAIIAIFYTSDISLLPLAVFAVLVVIYGVIAHRARAWFSRHAWGAWVVLLPIGFAAWAFLHASGVHATIAGVALAFTIPVAASRRQPEHHGMDLAEQFEHRFRPLSSGIAVPIFAFFAAGVAVGGGEGVMRALTDPVTIGVVAGLVLGKPIGILLGVRILTLVTKVRLDPALKWIDLAGVGLLAGIGFTVSLLIAELSFPEGSPHTDDAKIAIMAASILASVFASAVLLVRNRRYMQLAQDEAVDADGDDVPDVYQRPDAR, encoded by the coding sequence ATGAGCCACGACACCACCCGCGCGCCGAGCTGGCCCGGCTACGCCGAAGTCCACCGCGTCACGACGCTGCTCCGCCGCGAATCCGTCGGCGGCATGCTGCTGGTCGTCGCCGCGATCGTCGCGATCGTCTGGGCGAACTCGCCGGCCTCCGACGCCTACTTCGCGCTGCGCGACTTCCGCTTCGGCTACGAGCCGTGGCACCTCGACCTGAGCCTCGGCACGTGGGCGGCCGACGGCCTGCTCGCGGTCTTCTTCTTCATGGTCGGCCTCGAGCTCAAGCGCGAGATCGTCAGCGGCAGCCTGCGTCGCTTCGGCACCGCGATCGTTCCGGTCACGGCGGCGTTCGCGGGCGTCGCCGTTCCGGCCCTGATCTACGTCGCCATCGTGCACACGCAGCCGAGCCTGCTGGCCGGATGGGCGATCCCGACCGCGACCGACATCGCGTTCGCCGTCGCCGTGCTCGCACTCGTCGGCTCGCACCTGCCCGGGCCCCTGCGCATCTTCCTGCTGACCCTCGCGGTGGTCGACGACCTCATCGCCATCGCGATCATCGCGATCTTCTACACCAGCGACATCTCGCTGCTTCCTTTGGCCGTCTTCGCGGTGCTCGTCGTGATCTACGGCGTCATCGCCCACCGGGCGCGGGCGTGGTTCTCGCGCCACGCGTGGGGGGCGTGGGTCGTGCTGCTGCCGATCGGCTTCGCCGCGTGGGCCTTCCTGCACGCGTCGGGCGTGCACGCCACGATCGCCGGTGTCGCCCTCGCCTTCACCATTCCCGTCGCCGCCTCGCGCCGACAGCCCGAGCACCACGGCATGGATCTCGCCGAGCAGTTCGAGCACCGTTTCCGGCCGCTGTCGAGCGGCATCGCGGTGCCGATCTTCGCATTCTTCGCCGCGGGGGTCGCGGTCGGCGGGGGCGAGGGCGTCATGCGGGCGCTCACCGACCCCGTGACCATCGGTGTGGTGGCCGGTCTCGTTCTCGGTAAGCCGATCGGCATCCTGCTCGGCGTGCGCATCCTGACCCTCGTGACGAAGGTTCGGCTCGACCCGGCGCTGAAGTGGATCGACCTCGCCGGCGTCGGCCTGCTCGCCGGCATCGGATTCACCGTGTCGCTGCTGATCGCCGAGCTGAGCTTCCCCGAGGGCTCCCCGCACACCGACGACGCGAAGATCGCGATCATGGCGGCCTCGATCCTGGCATCCGTCTTCGCCTCCGCCGTGCTGCTGGTGCGCAACCGCCGCTACATGCAGCTCGCGCAGGACGAAGCGGTGGATGCCGATGGCGACGACGTCCCCGACGTGTACCAGCGGCCCGACGCCCGCTGA
- a CDS encoding sensor histidine kinase: MKRRDVLIDLGLVAVAALDGVLGLYTTDMLELVLTLVGAAGLLLRRRLPLLSLALALPALFLTGGPIASVIALYTVASAATGMIWLVAATAITFLGLGLSWDTFTSVNDHVLAIVYATMTSGGAVALGRLRRNQSRLSASLDELRRARADENRRVAREAVAEERAHLAREMHDVVSHQVSLITVQAGALMVRADDPEVAETADTIRTLASTTLAELRQMLLVLRADGPEAAPLGPQPTLRHLDEILHPVDLEVDARIDLREGLPPATQRAVYRTIQEGLTNVRKHAPGARVEVTATSTDTGAVHVALRNAASPGPRPDPAPTARLGHLGLSERAHMLGGSFRAGPLADGGYEIDLRLPAAP; encoded by the coding sequence ATGAAGCGCCGCGATGTGCTGATCGACCTGGGGCTCGTCGCCGTCGCCGCGCTCGACGGGGTGCTCGGGCTCTACACCACCGACATGCTCGAGCTGGTGCTGACGCTCGTGGGGGCCGCGGGCCTGCTGCTGCGCCGGCGGCTGCCGCTGCTCTCGCTCGCCCTGGCCCTGCCCGCCCTCTTCCTCACCGGAGGGCCGATCGCCTCGGTCATCGCCCTGTACACCGTCGCCAGCGCGGCGACGGGGATGATCTGGCTCGTCGCCGCGACCGCGATCACCTTCTTGGGCCTGGGTCTGTCGTGGGACACCTTCACCTCGGTCAACGACCACGTCCTCGCGATCGTCTACGCCACGATGACGTCGGGCGGCGCCGTGGCGCTCGGCCGACTGCGTCGGAACCAGAGTCGGCTTTCCGCCAGCCTCGACGAACTCCGCCGCGCTCGGGCCGACGAGAACCGGCGCGTCGCCCGCGAGGCGGTCGCTGAGGAGCGCGCACACCTCGCGCGCGAGATGCACGACGTCGTCTCGCACCAGGTGAGCCTGATCACCGTGCAGGCGGGCGCTCTGATGGTGCGCGCCGACGATCCCGAGGTGGCCGAGACGGCCGACACGATCCGCACCCTCGCCTCCACGACCCTCGCGGAGTTGCGCCAGATGCTGCTCGTGCTCCGCGCCGACGGCCCCGAGGCCGCCCCGCTCGGGCCGCAGCCGACGCTGCGTCACCTCGACGAGATCCTGCATCCCGTCGATCTCGAGGTCGACGCACGCATCGACCTGCGCGAGGGTCTGCCTCCGGCGACGCAGCGCGCGGTCTACCGCACGATCCAGGAGGGCCTCACGAACGTGCGAAAGCACGCCCCCGGGGCGCGCGTCGAGGTCACGGCCACCAGCACGGACACGGGTGCCGTGCACGTCGCCCTCCGCAACGCCGCCTCCCCGGGTCCGCGCCCCGACCCGGCTCCGACGGCGCGGCTCGGACACCTAGGGCTCTCCGAGCGCGCGCACATGCTCGGCGGGTCCTTCCGCGCGGGCCCCCTCGCCGACGGCGGGTACGAGATCGACCTGCGCCTGCCCGCCGCGCCCTGA
- a CDS encoding response regulator transcription factor, with product MASTAFPVIRVVVIDDEALIRSGFSHILSAAGDIEVVATADGVHAMAVLAEARPDVVLLDIRMPGRNGLDVLRDIRSAGWDMTVAILTTFDSDDHIASALDAGAAGFLVKDTDPRQLPQLVRTLHGGGVVFSPTVSRAVVAGYLRPEPAADTHLIDALSPRERQILVQLGRGLSNIQIGAAMFLSPATVKAHISTILGKLDVDGRVQAALVAERAGLLRDEEAR from the coding sequence ATGGCATCCACCGCCTTTCCGGTCATCCGCGTCGTCGTCATCGACGACGAGGCGCTCATCCGCTCGGGCTTCTCGCACATCCTCAGCGCCGCCGGCGACATCGAGGTCGTGGCGACCGCCGACGGCGTCCACGCCATGGCGGTCCTCGCCGAGGCCCGCCCCGATGTGGTCCTGCTCGACATCCGGATGCCGGGACGCAACGGCCTCGACGTGCTCCGCGACATCCGCTCGGCCGGGTGGGACATGACGGTGGCGATCCTGACCACCTTCGACTCCGACGACCACATCGCCTCGGCTCTCGACGCGGGCGCGGCCGGGTTCCTGGTGAAGGACACCGATCCGCGTCAGCTCCCCCAGCTCGTGCGCACCCTCCACGGCGGCGGCGTGGTGTTCTCGCCCACCGTGAGTCGCGCGGTGGTGGCCGGGTATCTGCGCCCCGAGCCCGCCGCCGACACCCACCTGATCGACGCGCTGAGTCCGCGCGAGCGTCAGATCCTCGTGCAGCTGGGTCGGGGGCTGTCGAACATCCAGATCGGGGCGGCGATGTTCCTCAGCCCCGCCACCGTCAAGGCGCACATCAGCACGATCCTGGGCAAGCTCGACGTCGACGGTCGCGTGCAGGCGGCCCTCGTGGCGGAGCGCGCGGGGCTGCTCCGCGACGAGGAGGCGCGATGA
- a CDS encoding bifunctional lysylphosphatidylglycerol flippase/synthetase MprF produces MAILVVSVITIVTQSTFEAGPFDLRDMLLALVRVDDPLVLLATVVLTLVVCGLAEGLMGTRRLLAAFVGGGLLVCAIGEVIGWFEETVIPEVSLNVTPDTGAPPIAALLCVAIAASCFASPLWRRRIRIGGAVLAVTMFLYAASASDLYTLIALPVGMATGLVLGGTRAVGVPRSSLREKRVLLAALTAITAIGPVVATLWGSGAGVLSVYSWLSYDPLNVADGLVCAIGSTGAPCPSFVATYTELQPASGWIAALPQLVLLIAAWGILRGRRGALHLAVAVNALTFVAMSILLMLSETDTLEQLATVRAAYDVADVWQTVVGMVVGAALPLLVAALLIRFRSAVQVRSTPAVRRAFVRTVVIAGLGALALALVGILVASADFRPWPNVTTVLATLPLRLVPPSLLPPEALVFVPMTGFAQAVWYLPPLLFWGSVVAATARFIVRSGAAEAAPDRERARSLLAAGSGDTLGHMTLWQGNVYWFAAEVEAAIAYRVRGGFAVTLGGAFGPDRDDPSVGAGFVAFCEEHGWTPVFYSVDDAERERLAPFGWSALQVAEEAFLDPQTWTPAGKKRQDVRTATNRAAREGLTARWARWSELSFFDRGQIRAISEAWVSDKTIPEMGFTLGSTDQLDDPEVRLLVARDGSGRITAFTSWIPIHRDGAIAGYALDVMRRRDDAMPGVMEFLIGDAVERLREDGMTVMSLSGSPLARHSVADEGALGPLDRGLDVISGLLEPAYGFRSLANFKKKFQPDFAPLWMIYPDATQIPAIAIALVRCYIPGLTLRSAASFAAQLRRPREAASR; encoded by the coding sequence ATGGCGATCCTCGTCGTCAGCGTGATCACCATCGTCACGCAGAGCACGTTCGAGGCGGGCCCGTTCGACCTGCGCGACATGCTGCTCGCCCTGGTGCGCGTCGACGACCCGCTCGTGCTCCTCGCGACCGTCGTGCTGACCCTCGTCGTCTGCGGTCTGGCCGAGGGGCTGATGGGCACGCGTCGACTGCTCGCCGCCTTCGTGGGCGGCGGCCTTCTCGTCTGCGCGATCGGCGAGGTCATCGGGTGGTTCGAAGAAACTGTCATCCCCGAGGTCTCGCTGAACGTCACCCCCGACACCGGAGCGCCGCCCATCGCGGCGCTGCTGTGCGTCGCGATCGCCGCGAGCTGCTTCGCCTCGCCGCTGTGGCGCCGTCGCATCCGCATCGGCGGGGCCGTCCTCGCCGTGACGATGTTCCTCTACGCCGCGTCGGCGTCGGACCTGTACACGCTCATCGCCCTGCCCGTGGGCATGGCGACCGGCCTCGTGCTCGGCGGGACGCGGGCCGTCGGCGTCCCGCGCAGCTCTCTCCGCGAGAAGCGCGTGCTGCTCGCCGCGCTCACCGCCATCACCGCGATCGGACCGGTCGTCGCGACCCTCTGGGGTTCGGGGGCCGGCGTGCTGTCGGTCTACAGCTGGCTGTCGTACGACCCTCTGAACGTGGCCGACGGGCTCGTGTGCGCGATCGGTTCGACGGGCGCCCCGTGCCCGAGCTTCGTCGCGACGTACACCGAGCTCCAGCCCGCCTCGGGGTGGATCGCCGCGCTTCCCCAGCTGGTGCTGCTGATCGCGGCCTGGGGGATCCTGCGGGGGCGGCGGGGTGCCCTCCACCTGGCCGTGGCGGTCAACGCCCTCACCTTCGTCGCGATGAGCATCCTGCTGATGCTGAGCGAGACCGACACGCTCGAGCAGCTCGCGACCGTGCGCGCCGCCTACGACGTCGCCGACGTCTGGCAGACGGTCGTCGGCATGGTCGTGGGCGCCGCCCTCCCGCTCCTCGTCGCCGCGCTGCTCATCCGGTTCCGCTCGGCCGTGCAGGTGCGCTCGACGCCCGCCGTGCGTCGGGCGTTCGTGCGGACGGTCGTGATCGCCGGCCTCGGGGCCCTGGCCCTGGCGCTGGTCGGGATCCTCGTGGCATCCGCCGACTTCCGTCCGTGGCCGAACGTGACGACGGTCCTCGCGACGCTGCCCCTGCGCCTCGTTCCGCCCTCGCTCCTTCCGCCCGAGGCGCTCGTGTTCGTGCCCATGACCGGGTTCGCGCAGGCCGTCTGGTACCTGCCGCCGCTGCTGTTCTGGGGGAGCGTGGTCGCCGCGACCGCCCGCTTCATCGTGCGCTCGGGGGCTGCCGAGGCCGCTCCGGATCGCGAGCGCGCGCGCTCGCTCCTCGCCGCGGGCTCAGGTGACACCCTCGGTCACATGACCCTCTGGCAGGGCAACGTGTACTGGTTCGCGGCCGAGGTCGAGGCGGCGATCGCCTACCGGGTGCGCGGAGGGTTCGCCGTGACCCTCGGCGGAGCCTTCGGACCGGATCGGGACGACCCCTCCGTCGGAGCGGGGTTCGTCGCCTTCTGCGAGGAGCACGGGTGGACGCCGGTCTTCTACAGCGTCGACGACGCCGAGCGCGAGCGGCTCGCCCCCTTCGGCTGGTCGGCGCTGCAGGTGGCCGAGGAGGCTTTCCTCGACCCGCAGACGTGGACGCCCGCCGGCAAGAAGCGTCAGGACGTGCGCACCGCGACCAACCGCGCCGCGCGTGAGGGACTGACCGCGAGATGGGCGCGGTGGAGCGAGCTGTCGTTCTTCGACCGCGGGCAGATCCGCGCGATCTCCGAGGCATGGGTCTCGGACAAGACGATCCCCGAGATGGGCTTCACCCTCGGCTCGACGGACCAGCTCGACGACCCCGAGGTGCGCCTGCTGGTCGCGCGAGACGGATCGGGGCGCATCACGGCGTTCACGAGCTGGATCCCGATCCACCGCGACGGGGCGATCGCCGGATACGCCCTCGACGTCATGCGCCGGCGCGACGACGCCATGCCCGGGGTCATGGAATTCCTCATCGGCGACGCCGTCGAACGGCTGCGCGAAGACGGGATGACCGTGATGAGCCTGTCGGGCTCGCCTCTCGCTCGACACTCGGTCGCCGACGAGGGTGCGCTCGGTCCCCTCGACCGCGGGTTGGACGTGATCAGCGGCCTTCTCGAGCCGGCCTACGGGTTCCGCTCGCTCGCGAACTTCAAGAAGAAGTTCCAGCCCGACTTCGCGCCGCTGTGGATGATCTATCCGGATGCCACGCAGATCCCCGCCATCGCCATCGCGCTGGTGCGCTGCTACATCCCGGGGCTCACCCTCCGCTCCGCCGCCTCGTTCGCCGCGCAGCTGCGTCGGCCGCGGGAGGCCGCCTCGCGATGA